From Candidatus Protochlamydia phocaeensis, one genomic window encodes:
- a CDS encoding bifunctional UDP-N-acetylmuramoyl-tripeptide:D-alanyl-D-alanine ligase/alanine racemase, whose protein sequence is MDAFDLRNWSGFGPAGGDLAAPAIVDQISIDSRRIDSNHALFVALKGEKLDGHQYIAQAAQAGAKFALISSQWKPTENIPGLTLLSVADPLRAFQDIVKSYRLQLPTKIIGVSGSFGKTMLKDLLLILLGTQKRTAASPESFNSQIGVALSLLTLKKEHEIAIIEAAISKKQEMDVLADLIRPDYTILTPIGKKHLVTLQDLSTLSQEILKLASATAPHGWCLLPSDLPLQPVSSSPIYTWDKEQANLPHANPLHPEVTIPAYYRLSFPDQTTYQGQITTGYSYFLNLINMAAKAAWLSGISSANIQRVFQDYQPEPTRTEIWKSPHGAIFVNDTYCSDPQSVDLALRHFDFATTEHRKIFLFGGMRGEPIRAHTDYRRIGQVLAKAHIRHLFLFGQKTFKPLIEEVEKLSPETEILAFEKEQDALHYLQNHIQAHDLILIKGDKKLPLDVLTETFNDSLNNNQCVINLAAIQTNIALIRKQLAPDTRLMVIVKALAYGTDDVRMAKFLGSCGIDILGVSYVDEGVSLKRAGVTQTIFAINATNYEVAKVVKWELEVGVSSADFITALSEEAQKQNKPIHVHLHVNTGMGRFGCRPEEALSLAKLIVSSPYLRLAGLMTHFACAEDPAEDAFTYQQMSSFDQVILSLKDQGISARWTHAANSSGAIRFPQAQYNMVRIGLAVYGLYVSEAVKKALDLRLALTLTSRIVGINICKQGETISYGRRYRVERDVQKIAVLPIGYFDGLHRNYSGKAYVIIRGKKAPMIGNICMDYMMVDITDIPEAAVGDKVLIFGEDEFGQYLSPEELASSGDSIVHELITCLGPRIQRVFVYEEGRQIR, encoded by the coding sequence ATGGATGCCTTTGATTTAAGGAATTGGAGTGGATTCGGGCCTGCCGGAGGAGATTTGGCAGCTCCCGCCATCGTGGATCAAATCAGCATTGATTCAAGGCGGATAGATTCCAATCATGCCCTTTTTGTCGCTTTAAAGGGTGAAAAGCTTGACGGACATCAATATATTGCCCAAGCCGCTCAGGCTGGCGCCAAATTTGCGCTTATCTCTTCTCAATGGAAGCCGACGGAAAATATTCCCGGGCTCACGCTTCTTTCCGTTGCCGATCCCCTGCGTGCTTTTCAAGACATTGTCAAGTCTTATCGGCTGCAGCTTCCCACCAAGATCATCGGCGTATCGGGGTCTTTTGGCAAGACCATGCTAAAAGATTTGCTGTTAATCCTGCTCGGAACGCAAAAGCGGACGGCAGCTTCTCCGGAGAGCTTTAACAGCCAAATTGGCGTCGCTTTAAGCCTGTTAACGCTGAAAAAGGAACATGAAATCGCCATTATAGAAGCCGCTATCTCAAAAAAGCAGGAAATGGATGTGCTGGCCGATCTCATTCGCCCCGATTACACCATTTTGACGCCTATTGGAAAAAAGCATTTGGTCACGCTGCAAGATCTATCTACTTTATCCCAGGAAATTCTCAAGCTGGCCTCAGCGACTGCCCCTCACGGATGGTGCCTTCTGCCAAGCGACCTTCCCTTGCAGCCAGTTTCTTCCTCACCTATTTATACGTGGGACAAAGAGCAGGCGAATCTACCGCATGCCAATCCTCTGCATCCTGAAGTGACCATCCCTGCTTACTACCGCTTATCTTTTCCCGATCAAACGACCTATCAAGGGCAAATCACAACAGGATATTCATATTTCCTCAATCTCATCAACATGGCGGCCAAAGCGGCTTGGCTCAGCGGCATTTCTTCTGCAAATATCCAAAGGGTTTTTCAAGATTATCAGCCAGAGCCAACGCGGACTGAAATCTGGAAATCCCCGCATGGCGCGATCTTTGTCAACGACACCTATTGTTCAGATCCGCAATCGGTAGACCTTGCCTTGCGCCACTTTGACTTTGCCACAACAGAACATCGCAAGATCTTTTTGTTTGGAGGCATGCGAGGAGAGCCAATCCGCGCGCATACAGACTACCGCCGCATTGGCCAAGTTCTTGCAAAAGCCCATATCCGCCACCTCTTTCTTTTTGGGCAAAAAACATTTAAGCCGCTCATTGAAGAAGTGGAGAAGCTATCTCCGGAGACTGAAATTTTAGCTTTTGAGAAAGAGCAAGACGCCCTTCATTATTTGCAAAACCATATCCAAGCACATGACCTGATCCTTATTAAAGGAGATAAAAAGCTGCCGCTTGATGTACTCACAGAAACCTTTAATGATAGCTTGAACAATAATCAATGCGTGATCAATCTAGCCGCCATCCAGACCAATATTGCCCTCATCCGCAAGCAGCTCGCCCCCGATACGCGTCTTATGGTGATTGTCAAAGCGCTTGCGTATGGAACCGATGACGTACGCATGGCTAAATTCCTAGGCTCATGCGGCATTGATATTTTAGGGGTTTCTTACGTCGATGAGGGCGTCTCTTTAAAGCGCGCAGGAGTCACTCAGACGATTTTTGCCATCAATGCGACAAACTATGAAGTGGCCAAAGTCGTCAAATGGGAGTTGGAAGTCGGGGTAAGCTCTGCCGACTTTATTACGGCTTTATCAGAAGAGGCCCAAAAGCAAAATAAGCCCATCCATGTTCACCTGCATGTCAATACCGGCATGGGACGCTTCGGTTGCCGTCCGGAAGAGGCTTTGTCATTGGCTAAATTGATCGTCTCTTCTCCTTATTTGCGCCTAGCCGGTTTAATGACGCATTTTGCTTGCGCTGAAGATCCCGCTGAAGACGCCTTTACTTACCAGCAAATGTCCAGCTTCGATCAAGTCATCCTATCCTTAAAAGACCAAGGCATTTCCGCTCGCTGGACGCATGCCGCCAATTCAAGCGGAGCAATCCGCTTTCCCCAGGCGCAATACAACATGGTGCGCATCGGATTGGCCGTTTATGGCCTTTACGTGTCCGAGGCTGTCAAGAAAGCGCTAGATTTAAGACTGGCTTTAACGTTGACATCCCGCATTGTGGGCATTAATATTTGCAAGCAAGGGGAAACAATCAGTTATGGAAGGCGCTACCGCGTCGAACGCGATGTTCAAAAAATAGCCGTTCTTCCCATTGGCTATTTTGACGGGCTTCACCGCAATTACAGCGGGAAAGCTTATGTCATCATCCGCGGCAAGAAAGCCCCTATGATCGGCAACATTTGCATGGACTATATGATGGTCGATATCACCGACATTCCAGAAGCTGCAGTTGGAGATAAAGTCTTGATTTTTGGCGAGGATGAATTCGGCCAGTACCTGTCGCCCGAAGAGCTGGCTTCAAGCGGAGATTCCATTGTCCATGAGCTCATTACCTGTTTGGGGCCTCGTATCCAGCGGGTGTTCGTTTATGAAGAAGGACGCCAGATCCGCTAA
- a CDS encoding carboxypeptidase M32: protein MEKAQKDYQQLHELAKHARVLQGIASLLDWDQETYMPQGAAAIRAEQLKTMAGLVHREKTSRKFTNALAKLVDIKTGQILAKDLTSEQAAAVREWRRDYIQDTALPTKFVEEFAKLTSQSILVWRNAKKENAFMQFAPYLDRIVSMNRKKAEYLGYKDHPYDALLDQYEPDVKTKEVNQLFSQLRDALTPLIKKMAHQPIDDQFLFGNWDHAKQMAFSHQILEAMGYDFDKGRLDFSSHPFSSSSHPTDSRITTRIHPTSLMSNIFVILHEGGHALYEMGLSTDLYGTPLGDARSLGVHESQSRWWETRIGLSRPFWQHFLPLLKKTFNGQLESITLDQFYRAINKVEPSFIRVEADEVTYPLHVILRFELEKALIEGSLSVRDVPEAWNAKMNEYLEITPSDNREGCLQDIHWAMGAFGYFPTYTLGNLYAAHLFDAFAKELPDWEKRVAAGELLFIKEWLQDKIYQHGRRFATQELLKQATGKAFSADAYITYLKDKYAKIYSLS, encoded by the coding sequence ATGGAAAAAGCACAAAAAGATTATCAGCAGCTCCACGAGCTGGCCAAGCACGCGCGCGTTTTGCAAGGGATTGCTTCTTTGCTGGACTGGGATCAAGAAACATATATGCCGCAAGGTGCAGCGGCCATTCGCGCCGAGCAGCTCAAAACGATGGCCGGCCTAGTCCACCGCGAGAAAACAAGCCGCAAATTTACCAATGCCTTAGCTAAATTGGTGGATATTAAAACCGGCCAAATCCTAGCCAAAGATCTGACATCTGAGCAAGCTGCAGCTGTCAGAGAATGGCGACGGGACTATATTCAAGACACCGCCCTGCCCACCAAGTTTGTGGAAGAATTCGCCAAGCTCACTTCCCAGTCCATTTTAGTCTGGCGCAATGCAAAGAAAGAGAATGCTTTCATGCAATTTGCCCCTTATCTTGATCGCATTGTCAGCATGAATCGCAAAAAAGCTGAATATTTGGGCTACAAAGACCATCCCTATGACGCTCTATTGGACCAGTATGAGCCCGATGTCAAAACGAAAGAAGTCAATCAGCTCTTCAGCCAATTACGCGATGCCTTAACACCTCTTATAAAAAAAATGGCCCACCAGCCAATTGATGACCAATTTTTATTTGGCAATTGGGACCATGCCAAGCAAATGGCTTTCAGCCATCAGATCTTAGAAGCCATGGGCTACGACTTTGATAAAGGCCGCCTCGATTTTTCTTCACATCCTTTTTCCTCTTCGAGTCATCCGACGGACAGCCGCATTACGACACGCATTCATCCCACCTCTTTAATGAGCAACATTTTTGTCATCTTGCACGAAGGCGGACATGCCTTATATGAAATGGGCCTTTCAACAGATCTTTATGGCACCCCATTGGGCGATGCACGCTCTTTAGGCGTTCATGAAAGCCAATCACGCTGGTGGGAAACCCGCATAGGGCTAAGCCGGCCTTTTTGGCAGCACTTTTTGCCTTTGCTAAAAAAAACCTTCAATGGGCAGCTTGAATCCATTACCCTTGATCAGTTTTATCGTGCCATCAATAAAGTCGAGCCTTCTTTTATTCGCGTCGAAGCGGATGAGGTCACTTATCCCCTGCATGTCATTTTACGCTTTGAATTGGAAAAGGCTTTAATTGAAGGTTCCTTATCCGTTCGCGATGTTCCGGAAGCTTGGAATGCCAAAATGAACGAATATCTGGAAATTACGCCTTCAGATAATAGAGAAGGATGTCTGCAAGATATCCATTGGGCAATGGGAGCCTTTGGTTATTTCCCCACTTACACGTTGGGCAATCTCTATGCCGCCCATCTTTTTGATGCCTTTGCTAAAGAGCTGCCAGATTGGGAAAAACGCGTCGCTGCAGGCGAGCTTCTTTTTATTAAGGAATGGCTTCAAGACAAGATTTATCAGCATGGCCGCCGCTTTGCAACGCAAGAGCTTCTCAAGCAAGCAACCGGAAAGGCGTTTAGTGCGGATGCTTATATTACGTATTTAAAAGATAAATATGCGAAAATTTATTCCTTATCTTAA
- a CDS encoding hemolysin family protein, which yields MLDIAIIILCVLMNAILANAETAFIAVSIPALRELTKRGNERAKLLLFLRERPERTLSVIQIGITFVAALAAAIGGSGAEEFLTPWIMSSFAVGETLARILSLLIVVIPLTYASVVIGELVPKTFALRRPLFFASVSAPWLHFISRLLNPFVTIFEWSTKKIIHFIPKKHGKEEPFLESSLIELDILSAPNRQYVLNIVKIETTVVKEIMVSWPEVTYVEENHPLELVENIIISSGHTRLPVIKNNEVMGIINAKEFLAFQKTGQLNWLSLIHAPLKISDQTPLLTALRTMQEKRAHMAIVYAGNNKIGIVTMEAIFEEIIGDIYDEEDENRLRQILSAIQFKKSSS from the coding sequence ATGCTTGATATTGCTATCATCATTCTCTGTGTGTTAATGAATGCCATTTTAGCCAATGCGGAAACAGCCTTTATTGCTGTCAGTATTCCAGCTTTAAGAGAATTGACCAAGAGAGGGAACGAACGCGCTAAGCTATTACTTTTCCTACGAGAGAGGCCTGAAAGGACCTTGTCCGTGATCCAAATTGGAATCACCTTTGTCGCCGCCTTAGCAGCAGCTATTGGAGGATCTGGCGCCGAAGAGTTTCTTACCCCTTGGATAATGTCAAGCTTTGCGGTAGGCGAGACCCTGGCCAGAATACTCTCCTTATTGATTGTGGTTATTCCTTTGACATATGCGAGCGTGGTAATTGGAGAGCTTGTGCCAAAGACGTTTGCTCTCAGAAGGCCTCTATTCTTTGCCTCAGTGTCAGCCCCTTGGCTGCATTTCATCAGCAGGCTTCTAAATCCCTTTGTAACAATTTTTGAATGGTCTACTAAAAAAATTATCCACTTCATTCCCAAGAAGCATGGGAAGGAAGAACCCTTTCTAGAAAGCTCTTTGATAGAATTAGATATTCTTTCTGCGCCCAACAGGCAATATGTCCTTAATATCGTTAAAATAGAGACAACAGTTGTCAAAGAAATTATGGTAAGCTGGCCTGAGGTCACTTATGTAGAAGAAAACCACCCCCTCGAGCTAGTTGAAAATATAATCATTTCATCAGGACATACACGGCTGCCTGTCATCAAAAATAACGAGGTTATGGGAATCATCAACGCAAAAGAGTTCTTGGCCTTTCAAAAAACCGGGCAGCTCAATTGGCTTTCTCTTATCCATGCTCCCCTCAAAATTTCAGACCAAACGCCCCTTTTAACAGCCCTGCGCACTATGCAGGAAAAAAGGGCACATATGGCTATTGTCTATGCCGGAAATAATAAAATCGGCATTGTCACCATGGAAGCCATCTTTGAAGAAATCATCGGGGACATCTATGACGAAGAAGATGAAAATAGACTTAGACAAATATTGAGCGCCATTCAATTCAAGAAGAGTAGCTCATAG
- a CDS encoding pyridoxine/pyridoxamine 5'-phosphate oxidase → MSLIAYSIPFNRIQAWLEKEKELGSPFPDRVVLATATPQGVPSSRIVAIRELTEQGLVFFTQLGTKKTHELRENPCASMTLWLALQQRQVILDGNIISLTQQENESFWKALPQERQLRFSTYAPLSGQPISSAAILEDEFQKLTKTFKDQPLPVCKHYCGYRLLPESISFYTLGTQNFSESIKYTLHHQQWKEQLISP, encoded by the coding sequence ATGTCTTTAATTGCTTATTCCATTCCCTTTAACAGAATTCAGGCTTGGCTGGAAAAAGAAAAGGAATTGGGCTCCCCCTTCCCCGATCGCGTGGTATTGGCTACAGCTACACCTCAAGGAGTTCCTAGCAGCCGAATTGTTGCAATTAGAGAGCTAACAGAACAAGGCCTTGTATTTTTTACTCAATTAGGAACTAAGAAGACGCATGAATTAAGAGAGAACCCTTGCGCTTCCATGACTTTATGGCTTGCCTTGCAGCAACGTCAGGTCATTTTAGATGGCAACATTATCTCTCTAACGCAACAAGAAAATGAATCTTTTTGGAAAGCCTTGCCGCAAGAGAGGCAGCTGCGCTTTTCCACATACGCACCTCTATCCGGTCAGCCCATTTCTTCCGCTGCCATCTTAGAAGATGAATTTCAAAAATTAACGAAGACATTTAAAGATCAACCTTTACCTGTATGTAAACACTACTGCGGCTACCGCTTGCTGCCTGAATCGATCTCTTTCTATACCTTAGGCACGCAAAATTTCTCGGAATCCATTAAATACACCCTTCATCATCAGCAATGGAAAGAACAGCTTATCTCTCCTTAG
- a CDS encoding HXXEE domain-containing protein, translating into MSHEYLLWLCLFAYAVHIFEEKALNWLYWSRNVLGLKTLTWADFYIANGVVIITGICAAMVGWVLPSFALIIPALQLINGVGFHILPTLVQRRFSPGIITAILLFLPISIWSFYGAYQDGILTVQATILSFIFAGLLMASPFIFMQIKDRLHIPSE; encoded by the coding sequence ATGTCGCATGAATATTTGTTATGGCTCTGTCTCTTTGCTTATGCTGTTCACATTTTTGAAGAGAAGGCTTTGAATTGGCTTTACTGGTCTCGAAATGTGTTAGGACTTAAGACGCTCACATGGGCAGATTTCTATATTGCCAATGGAGTTGTCATTATCACAGGCATTTGTGCAGCTATGGTCGGATGGGTCTTGCCATCTTTTGCCCTTATCATTCCGGCCTTGCAATTGATCAACGGCGTGGGATTTCATATCCTCCCGACATTGGTTCAGCGCCGTTTTTCGCCAGGCATCATTACGGCGATCTTACTGTTTTTGCCGATTTCGATTTGGAGCTTTTATGGAGCCTACCAAGATGGCATCCTAACTGTGCAAGCAACAATCTTATCTTTTATCTTCGCCGGCTTGTTAATGGCAAGCCCTTTTATCTTTATGCAAATTAAAGATCGCCTACATATTCCTTCTGAATAA
- a CDS encoding YtxH domain-containing protein produces MAKQNNNLLIGAAMAAGLLGTLTTLLLPRKRTGWTEQAKEIADKIVTKRKETTKNRLIGGVAGGLVGVTTALLFAPKSGSELIKDMSKPFTETAKHTATPAKKAVKKISKQKASHGPAHHSPAGQAKAAAKPKRTAATAKKAPKHAAPIRHESVANEAKA; encoded by the coding sequence ATGGCAAAGCAAAATAATAATCTGCTGATCGGAGCCGCTATGGCTGCCGGTCTTCTGGGCACATTGACAACGCTTTTGCTTCCAAGGAAAAGAACGGGATGGACTGAACAGGCAAAAGAAATAGCGGATAAAATTGTAACGAAAAGGAAAGAGACGACTAAAAACCGCTTGATAGGGGGAGTGGCTGGCGGTTTGGTTGGTGTCACAACAGCCCTTTTATTTGCTCCTAAATCAGGAAGCGAATTGATTAAAGACATGTCTAAGCCATTTACAGAGACAGCTAAGCATACGGCAACTCCAGCAAAGAAAGCCGTTAAAAAGATCTCTAAGCAGAAAGCTTCCCATGGCCCTGCCCATCATTCTCCAGCCGGCCAAGCCAAGGCTGCAGCTAAGCCTAAACGTACTGCTGCAACAGCTAAAAAAGCGCCTAAGCACGCGGCTCCCATAAGGCATGAGAGCGTTGCAAACGAAGCGAAAGCTTAG
- a CDS encoding YtxH domain-containing protein produces MTNHINSKEFLVGAAVGSLLGGVAALLTAPKSGKRLRGDINNMYCDLSDRTQDVAQQVSKRGKSLAKSMSSQTCDWADKAKCIVSGVKNWVGLEEEEEEETTRDLLIGGLVGGILGATAGLLLAPKAGSELREDLADAYNDVSDRTQDMAEEIAKKGKSFAKTARSRTNKWLELAREVVDEISGQVQEKGEDFTDTAKDRLNDIMDWAALGMRVWKGINSKR; encoded by the coding sequence ATGACGAACCATATTAATTCTAAAGAATTTTTAGTAGGTGCGGCTGTTGGGAGTTTATTAGGAGGAGTGGCTGCTTTGTTGACCGCTCCAAAATCGGGAAAAAGGTTGAGAGGCGATATTAACAATATGTATTGCGACCTTTCAGACCGTACTCAAGATGTGGCTCAGCAAGTTTCTAAAAGAGGGAAATCTCTGGCCAAATCAATGAGTTCGCAAACTTGCGATTGGGCTGATAAAGCGAAATGTATTGTGAGCGGAGTAAAGAATTGGGTTGGCCTAGAAGAAGAGGAAGAAGAAGAAACAACCCGTGATTTGCTGATCGGCGGATTGGTCGGGGGAATTCTGGGTGCAACAGCAGGCTTATTACTGGCTCCTAAAGCAGGCAGCGAACTGCGGGAAGACTTGGCAGATGCTTATAATGATGTTTCAGATAGAACCCAGGATATGGCAGAAGAGATTGCTAAAAAAGGCAAATCTTTTGCTAAAACGGCCAGATCCCGAACAAACAAGTGGCTAGAGCTGGCAAGAGAAGTTGTAGATGAAATATCGGGGCAAGTACAGGAGAAGGGAGAAGACTTTACCGATACAGCAAAAGACCGTTTAAATGACATTATGGATTGGGCCGCTTTAGGAATGCGCGTTTGGAAAGGAATTAATAGCAAGAGATAA
- a CDS encoding DUF948 domain-containing protein, translated as MIIEISVAVIAAAFVVLVIYLIVMTKALRSMFGQVNHLIVDARKQLDDIGFEAKKAVEHTNEISADLKEKMESLDPLFKSVANVGEVLEYKTEELKQKAIHSSSIPEAVAPALIPPQNERKHTDKEDVIVADVLELAGLGIRLWQKLKKRR; from the coding sequence ATGATAATTGAAATTAGTGTTGCTGTCATCGCTGCGGCCTTCGTTGTTTTAGTCATTTATTTAATTGTGATGACTAAGGCATTACGATCTATGTTTGGCCAGGTCAATCATTTGATTGTTGATGCACGAAAGCAATTAGATGATATTGGTTTCGAAGCGAAGAAAGCAGTGGAGCACACGAACGAAATAAGTGCCGATTTAAAGGAAAAAATGGAATCTTTAGATCCTCTTTTTAAATCGGTTGCCAATGTAGGAGAGGTTTTAGAATATAAGACCGAAGAGCTTAAACAAAAAGCGATTCATTCCTCCTCCATACCAGAGGCAGTAGCTCCAGCGTTAATTCCTCCGCAAAATGAGAGAAAGCATACAGATAAAGAGGATGTTATTGTTGCTGATGTTCTTGAATTAGCAGGTCTAGGCATTCGCCTATGGCAAAAACTAAAGAAAAGGAGATAA
- a CDS encoding DsbA family protein produces MKLFTSKISIFFLILISAFLTGSFLQHQIASAGDLNRLAQGQPTLGDAEAPVQLIIFEEPKCPDCKQFTTMIFPLLKKDFIDTHQVRYTIIPVSFVPGSMPAAIACLCVFNQKGNRPNHDLFFSYINYLYSHQPSESEDWATPANLEKWAKEAHPAIRIDELKEGLKQGLYRSQVEKNTEAGLALMHGELTTPTLYINGKQVEQMTYSEISRLINQALKEK; encoded by the coding sequence ATGAAACTTTTTACTTCTAAAATTTCTATATTCTTCTTGATCCTTATCAGCGCTTTTTTGACGGGGAGCTTTTTACAGCATCAAATCGCTTCTGCCGGGGATTTAAACCGCTTAGCTCAAGGACAGCCTACGCTTGGAGACGCAGAAGCTCCCGTTCAACTCATTATTTTTGAAGAGCCGAAATGCCCGGATTGCAAGCAATTTACAACAATGATCTTTCCTTTGTTAAAGAAAGACTTTATTGATACTCATCAAGTTCGCTATACAATTATACCGGTCTCTTTTGTGCCAGGATCCATGCCTGCTGCTATTGCATGCTTATGCGTGTTTAACCAAAAGGGAAACCGTCCAAACCACGACTTGTTTTTTTCCTATATCAATTACCTCTATTCTCATCAACCTTCCGAATCGGAGGATTGGGCAACGCCTGCCAATTTAGAAAAATGGGCTAAGGAAGCCCATCCTGCCATTCGCATTGATGAGTTGAAAGAAGGGCTTAAGCAAGGGCTATATCGCTCCCAAGTAGAAAAAAATACTGAGGCAGGCCTTGCTCTTATGCATGGCGAGCTTACAACGCCAACTCTTTATATCAATGGCAAGCAAGTCGAACAAATGACCTATAGCGAGATCAGCCGATTGATCAATCAAGCGCTAAAAGAAAAATAA
- a CDS encoding SelL-related redox protein — protein sequence MNFFFLSSGKWMRILLIIACLFFWAASYRLSNEPTWDYALLFLLTGSCSLIIAIDPKRLWPLLICTNLFLIGVIIKLLFDANQPLIAPENAFWILIGCIWLILYSFYLYHSYQIYLHDIGRHFAFETADEAIRYTIISSEKKTLMELSNQTPLLIVFLRYIGCPFCRQTLRHMMRQREALEKRGYQIIFIHMDNEQEAKSFFKRYGLEDFLTISDPDRHLYYAFGLERHTLLQLFHPYVGKEWIKSLWTNGSGAIHSDPFQMPGMFVLYKGRITYFYRPDYVSEQPDYQDLLSMSEANQKLTEFTQNFQR from the coding sequence ATGAATTTCTTTTTTTTATCTTCCGGCAAGTGGATGAGAATTCTTTTAATTATTGCTTGCTTATTTTTTTGGGCAGCAAGTTATAGACTTAGCAATGAGCCAACTTGGGATTACGCCCTGCTTTTTCTATTGACCGGATCTTGCAGTTTGATTATCGCCATTGATCCCAAGCGCTTATGGCCATTATTAATTTGCACAAATCTGTTTCTAATAGGAGTCATCATTAAATTGCTATTTGATGCAAATCAGCCTCTTATAGCTCCAGAAAATGCCTTTTGGATCTTGATTGGCTGTATATGGCTCATTCTTTACAGCTTCTACTTATATCACTCTTATCAAATTTATCTGCATGATATTGGCCGGCATTTTGCTTTTGAAACAGCCGACGAGGCTATCAGATATACGATCATATCCTCTGAGAAAAAGACATTAATGGAGCTCTCTAATCAAACCCCCTTGCTCATCGTTTTTTTAAGATATATAGGCTGCCCTTTTTGCCGTCAAACCCTCAGGCACATGATGAGGCAAAGAGAAGCGTTAGAAAAGAGAGGCTATCAAATTATCTTTATTCATATGGACAACGAACAAGAAGCAAAGTCTTTTTTTAAAAGATATGGCTTAGAGGATTTCTTAACGATTTCGGATCCTGATCGCCATTTATACTATGCCTTTGGGCTAGAACGCCATACTCTTTTACAATTATTTCATCCTTATGTGGGAAAAGAATGGATTAAATCGCTTTGGACCAACGGCTCCGGGGCCATTCATTCCGATCCCTTTCAAATGCCTGGCATGTTTGTGCTTTATAAAGGGCGGATCACTTATTTTTATCGCCCTGATTATGTTAGCGAACAGCCTGATTATCAAGACCTGCTTAGTATGAGCGAGGCCAATCAAAAGCTAACTGAATTCACTCAAAACTTTCAACGTTAA
- a CDS encoding YhcH/YjgK/YiaL family protein: MIVDSLSRCQRYFKIHPGFEEAFQFLIQASRTQTFHPSRTEIAGKQLIAIFEQVQGKSRQGAVLEAHRQYIDIQYTFSGFEEIGWKPLEECQQIKQDYQSDKDIAFFSDAPSLWIPLPATTFAIFFPEDAHAPLAAMGSANKIIMKVAVPE; this comes from the coding sequence ATGATCGTTGATTCTCTCAGCCGCTGCCAGCGCTATTTTAAGATTCATCCAGGATTTGAGGAGGCTTTTCAATTTTTAATCCAAGCTTCCCGCACTCAAACATTTCATCCTTCTCGAACAGAAATCGCAGGAAAACAGCTCATTGCCATTTTCGAACAGGTACAGGGTAAGTCTCGCCAAGGAGCGGTATTAGAAGCTCATCGGCAATATATTGATATCCAATATACTTTTTCGGGGTTTGAAGAAATCGGTTGGAAACCGCTGGAAGAATGCCAACAAATCAAACAAGATTATCAATCAGACAAGGATATTGCCTTCTTCTCCGATGCCCCATCTTTATGGATCCCTCTTCCTGCAACCACTTTTGCCATCTTCTTTCCCGAAGATGCCCATGCGCCATTAGCGGCTATGGGTTCCGCAAACAAAATTATTATGAAAGTGGCTGTCCCGGAATAA
- a CDS encoding KdsC family phosphatase, which translates to MNLDERLKAIRLLVLDIDGTLTDGGMYYSAEGDTLKRFFVQDGMGLTLLQRAGIEIAFMTSELSPIVSARAKKLKVKHVILGCQAKRQALEELAEKLALSLEQIAYMGDDVNDEAPMLIAGFRACPSNAVPLILAIADYVCEKAGGQGAVREVAEMILKAQNHSNTLPVVW; encoded by the coding sequence ATGAATTTAGATGAACGTTTAAAAGCAATCCGCTTGCTTGTTTTGGACATCGATGGCACATTGACAGACGGAGGCATGTACTATTCGGCTGAAGGGGATACGCTTAAGCGATTTTTTGTTCAAGATGGCATGGGCCTCACTTTATTGCAGCGAGCGGGTATTGAAATAGCTTTTATGACTAGCGAACTTTCCCCTATTGTGTCCGCAAGAGCTAAAAAATTAAAAGTTAAGCATGTCATTTTAGGCTGCCAAGCAAAAAGGCAAGCACTGGAAGAGTTGGCCGAAAAATTAGCGTTGTCTTTGGAACAGATTGCCTATATGGGCGATGATGTCAATGATGAAGCTCCCATGCTGATTGCCGGTTTCCGCGCTTGCCCTAGTAATGCCGTGCCTCTTATTCTTGCCATTGCTGATTATGTATGCGAAAAAGCAGGTGGCCAGGGGGCTGTGCGTGAAGTCGCTGAAATGATTTTAAAGGCTCAAAATCATTCAAATACCCTTCCGGTTGTTTGGTGA